In Synechococcus sp. RS9909, one genomic interval encodes:
- a CDS encoding DUF2997 domain-containing protein translates to MPQRTLRFRIHADGRVEERVEGVEGEACLALTERLEAALGSVVRRESTPEAYSTNAQQIQTVPVEHV, encoded by the coding sequence ATGCCCCAGCGCACACTCCGATTCCGGATCCATGCCGATGGTCGGGTCGAAGAGCGAGTCGAAGGAGTGGAGGGTGAGGCCTGTCTCGCTCTCACTGAACGCCTTGAAGCGGCACTGGGTTCGGTGGTGCGTCGTGAATCCACCCCTGAGGCCTACAGCACCAACGCCCAACAGATCCAAACCGTTCCTGTCGAGCACGTCTGA
- a CDS encoding HEAT repeat domain-containing protein, with amino-acid sequence MAERRTADVDDGLVNLSIDPDVLARELAAELLGDPLDDIAVEDLEDDALHIARECDEGLLWLAQGHEQRLQGLRVFCEHRDPRSVPLLLPLLREACPVVRMSAVYALGRNPSPLAVASLLQLLEVDSNAYVRKAAAWSLGNYPDAPVLNPLIRSLQVDVASVRLWASVSLAEAGITSPAKADLAAGQLLISLRIDSEPVVRSNCIWALGRLVDQLVEPRRADVVEALVNALLHDQETSVRDEARTALEQLENPDILDRLQTLVDEGLL; translated from the coding sequence ATGGCTGAGCGACGCACTGCAGACGTTGATGACGGGTTGGTCAACCTGTCGATTGACCCCGATGTGTTGGCGCGTGAGTTGGCGGCGGAGCTCCTCGGGGACCCCCTCGATGACATTGCTGTCGAGGACCTTGAGGATGATGCGCTTCATATCGCCCGAGAATGCGATGAAGGCCTGCTCTGGCTTGCCCAGGGGCATGAGCAGCGACTCCAGGGTCTGAGGGTGTTCTGTGAACATCGGGATCCCCGCTCCGTTCCTCTGCTGTTGCCTTTGCTGCGTGAGGCCTGTCCGGTGGTGCGTATGAGTGCCGTGTACGCCCTGGGACGGAATCCCTCACCGCTGGCTGTGGCCTCATTGCTGCAGCTGTTGGAGGTCGACAGCAATGCCTATGTGCGCAAGGCCGCGGCCTGGAGCCTGGGGAACTACCCCGATGCTCCCGTCCTCAATCCCCTGATCCGTTCTCTGCAGGTGGATGTGGCCTCGGTGCGTCTGTGGGCCTCCGTGTCATTGGCGGAGGCGGGCATCACCTCACCCGCCAAGGCCGATCTGGCCGCAGGTCAGCTGCTCATCAGTCTGCGGATCGACAGCGAGCCGGTGGTGCGCAGCAACTGCATCTGGGCGCTCGGTCGACTGGTGGATCAATTGGTGGAACCGCGCCGAGCTGATGTGGTGGAAGCTTTGGTGAATGCCCTGCTTCATGATCAGGAGACGTCGGTGCGTGATGAGGCCCGGACGGCCCTGGAGCAGCTCGAGAACCCTGACATCCTCGATCGGCTGCAGACCCTGGTGGACGAAGGGTTGCTCTGA
- a CDS encoding MFS transporter: MSVSTGERPPSEALQAGAWRRILAVGVEGFASGLPLMSISTLLQGWLTASGVPVAMVGLLGLTELPYTLKLFWAPLMDRWAIPWPDRRRGWMALLQVLLGIGLLSFTRLQPSASQAVVLTIGLTALGVAILSASQDVVLDAYRTDLLPQAERGGGAAAATLGYRGAMLFIGAGGFLIAGRFGWQAAFATAGLLMLMIAPITVLAPRLQAIHHPVPNLREAVLGPAREFLGRTGPRRALQILVLVMLYRWPDGLLGLMAVPFLIQSGFAPETIGAVQGGWGIGAAMAGTAVGGAWFSRLGLNRALWVYGVIGAFSNLAYWALARFGGGFQGLLVAVSVENFCSGMVVSAFLALLMSLCNPRFSAAQYALLSGIYALSRSVLSTPGGLIASQVGWSSFFGLTVAAAVPSLLLLTVVAPWRERLPRGAFDPDRDDT; this comes from the coding sequence ATGAGCGTCAGCACTGGCGAACGGCCCCCTTCCGAAGCACTTCAGGCGGGTGCCTGGCGCCGCATCCTGGCCGTCGGGGTGGAAGGCTTCGCCAGTGGGCTGCCCCTGATGTCGATCAGCACCCTGTTGCAGGGGTGGCTGACCGCCAGCGGTGTCCCCGTTGCCATGGTGGGCCTGCTCGGGCTGACGGAGTTGCCCTACACCCTGAAGCTGTTCTGGGCCCCGTTGATGGATCGCTGGGCGATTCCCTGGCCCGACCGGCGGCGGGGCTGGATGGCCCTGCTTCAGGTGCTCCTGGGGATCGGCCTCCTCAGTTTCACCCGTCTGCAGCCAAGCGCCTCGCAGGCGGTCGTGTTGACGATCGGGCTCACAGCCCTGGGGGTCGCCATCCTCAGCGCCTCCCAGGATGTGGTGCTGGATGCCTATCGCACCGATCTTCTGCCCCAGGCGGAACGGGGAGGAGGAGCCGCGGCGGCGACGCTCGGATATCGCGGTGCGATGTTGTTCATCGGCGCCGGAGGATTCCTGATCGCCGGCCGTTTCGGCTGGCAGGCTGCCTTCGCCACCGCCGGCCTTCTGATGCTGATGATCGCTCCGATCACCGTGCTGGCACCTCGGTTGCAGGCGATTCACCATCCCGTGCCCAACCTGCGTGAAGCCGTGCTCGGGCCAGCCCGTGAATTTCTCGGCCGCACCGGACCACGACGGGCCCTCCAGATCCTGGTGCTGGTGATGCTCTATCGCTGGCCCGATGGACTGCTGGGGCTGATGGCGGTGCCCTTTCTGATCCAGAGCGGCTTCGCGCCCGAAACGATCGGGGCCGTTCAGGGGGGCTGGGGGATCGGTGCTGCCATGGCCGGCACGGCGGTGGGCGGCGCCTGGTTCTCCAGGCTTGGCCTCAACCGAGCACTCTGGGTGTATGGCGTGATCGGCGCCTTCAGCAATCTGGCTTACTGGGCTCTGGCCCGCTTCGGGGGGGGCTTCCAAGGTCTGTTGGTTGCCGTGAGCGTGGAGAACTTCTGCAGCGGCATGGTGGTGAGCGCCTTCCTGGCTCTGCTGATGAGTCTGTGCAACCCGCGCTTTTCAGCAGCCCAGTACGCCCTGCTCTCCGGGATCTATGCCCTCAGTCGCTCCGTTCTGTCGACTCCCGGAGGCCTGATCGCCTCCCAGGTGGGGTGGAGCAGCTTTTTCGGCCTCACGGTCGCGGCCGCCGTGCCCTCGCTGCTGCTGCTCACGGTCGTGGCGCCCTGGCGAGAGCGATTGCCACGGGGAGCCTTCGATCCCGATCGGGATGACACCTGA
- the rlmN gene encoding 23S rRNA (adenine(2503)-C(2))-methyltransferase RlmN — MTVPVRPETLLGRSAEELEQWAVAQGQPAFRGRQLHDWLYAKGAETLAAITVLPKAWRLALEAQGVRIGRLQEQDRRVAADATTKLLLQTDDGELIETVGIPTDQRLTVCVSSQVGCPMACRFCATGQGGLQRSLATHEIVDQVLSVRAVMDRRPSHVVFMGMGEPLLNIDAVLGAIRCLHNDLGIGQRRITVSTVGVPRTLPQLAELAMARLGRAQFTLAVSLHAPNQALREELIPTAHAYPYDDLLQDCRHYLELTGRRVSFEYILLGGLNDAPTHAEELADRVGGFQSHVNLIAYNPIEEGAFQRPSAERINGFRRVLERRGVAVSLRASRGLDQDAACGQLRRRSL, encoded by the coding sequence GTGACTGTTCCGGTGCGGCCTGAGACCCTGCTCGGACGCAGTGCTGAGGAACTCGAGCAGTGGGCCGTTGCCCAGGGGCAGCCCGCCTTTCGCGGTCGGCAATTGCATGACTGGCTCTATGCCAAGGGAGCCGAGACTCTCGCTGCCATCACCGTGCTGCCCAAGGCTTGGCGTCTCGCCCTCGAGGCGCAGGGGGTCAGGATCGGTCGACTGCAGGAGCAGGACCGGCGTGTGGCGGCGGATGCCACCACCAAGCTGCTGTTGCAGACCGATGATGGTGAATTGATCGAGACAGTCGGCATTCCCACCGACCAGCGACTCACGGTCTGTGTCTCCAGCCAGGTCGGCTGTCCGATGGCCTGTCGGTTCTGCGCCACCGGCCAGGGTGGGTTGCAGCGTTCCCTGGCGACCCATGAAATTGTCGACCAGGTGCTCAGTGTTCGTGCGGTCATGGATCGCCGCCCTTCCCACGTGGTGTTCATGGGGATGGGCGAGCCCTTGCTCAATATCGACGCGGTGTTGGGGGCGATCCGTTGTCTGCACAACGATCTCGGCATCGGGCAGCGCCGCATCACCGTGAGCACGGTGGGGGTGCCCCGCACCCTGCCCCAGCTCGCCGAATTAGCGATGGCTCGCCTTGGCCGGGCCCAGTTCACGCTGGCGGTCAGCTTGCATGCCCCCAATCAGGCCCTGCGGGAGGAACTCATTCCCACCGCCCATGCCTATCCCTACGATGACCTGCTGCAGGACTGTCGCCATTACCTGGAGCTGACCGGGCGCCGGGTCAGTTTTGAATACATTCTCCTCGGCGGTCTTAATGACGCTCCAACGCATGCCGAAGAGCTGGCCGACCGGGTCGGTGGATTTCAGAGCCACGTCAATCTGATCGCCTACAACCCGATTGAGGAGGGAGCCTTTCAACGCCCCTCAGCGGAACGCATCAATGGGTTTCGGCGGGTCCTGGAGCGCCGCGGCGTCGCCGTCAGCCTTCGGGCCAGCCGCGGGCTTGATCAGGACGCCGCCTGCGGCCAACTCCGCCGGCGCTCGCTCTGA
- a CDS encoding high light inducible protein, whose protein sequence is MLEPSRSPMRRLPRYGFHGHTEKLNGRLAMLGFIALVAVEFKLGHGLLIW, encoded by the coding sequence ATGCTTGAGCCTTCACGAAGCCCGATGCGGCGTCTGCCCCGTTACGGCTTTCACGGTCACACCGAGAAATTGAACGGTCGGCTTGCCATGCTCGGGTTCATTGCCCTTGTGGCTGTGGAGTTCAAGCTTGGGCATGGATTGCTGATCTGGTGA
- a CDS encoding DNA-directed RNA polymerase subunit beta' yields MTSTPSKSRKSSSKAAKAKAAAATTSSPALAKTPPPFRNRVVDKKGLKQLVAWAYKTHGTAATAAMADQLKDLGFRYATQAAVSISVDDLKVPEAKQDLLGQAEELITATEESYRLGEITEVERHTKVIDTWTETNERLVDAVKKNFNQNDPLNSVWMMANSGARGNMSQVRQLVGMRGLMANPQGEIIDLPIRTNFREGLTVTEYVISSYGARKGLVDTALRTADSGYLTRRLVDVAQDVIVREDDCGTTRSILVKAEDGRFGSRLVGRLTAAQVVGANGEVLAERDAEIDPPLSKRFEAAGVVAVSVRSPLTCEANRSVCRKCYGWALAHNELVDLGEAVGIIAAQSIGEPGTQLTMRTFHTGGVSTAETGVVRSTLEGTVEFGPKARLRPYRTPHGVNAQQAEVDFTLTIKPSGGKGKAQKIEVTNGSLLFVDHGQDIPADVTVAQIAAGAVKKSVEKATKDVICDLAGQVRYEKVIQPKEVTDRQGNITRKAQRLGRLWVLAGDVYNLPPNARPVVEVRAQVTEGQVLAEASQASEYGGDVRLRDSLGDSREVQIVTTAMTLKDFKLLGESTHAGEIWHLEAKDGTRYRLNTIPGSKIGHGEVVAELADDRFRTQTGGLVRFAPGLAIKKARSAKNGYEVNKGGTLLWIPQETHEINKDISLLMIEDGQWIEAGTEVVKDIFSQTAGIVTVTQKNDILREIIVRSGSFHLCSDKKALERFEGDGVMVNPGETIAKGISSDAMVFVQTVETPEGKGLLLRPVEEYTIPNEAHLPELSHVKQPKGPHLGVKASQRLAFKDGELVKSVEGVELLRTQLMLETFDTTPQMTVDVEAVPDKRAKTIERLQLVILESILVRRDTISDSSHGSTHTELQVEDGQSIKANDVVATTQILCKQQGVVQMPEELDGEPVRRLIVEREEDTVSLSTTGTPTVTVGQRIVDGDEISAGQAAGCCGEVEAVEGQSVTLRLGRPYMISPDSVLHVRDGDLVQRGDGLALLVFERQKTGDIVQGLPRIEELLEARRPRESAILCKKPGTVEIKQGEDDESTTVTVIEADDAVAEYPILLGRNVMVSDGQQVSAGELLTDGPINPHELLECFFEDLRSRKPLMDAAQEAIANLQHRLVTEVQNVYKSQGVSIDDKHIEVIVRQMTSKVRVEDAGDTTLLPGELIELRQVEDTNQAMAITGGAPAEFTPVLLGITKASLNTDSFISAASFQETTRVLTEAAIEGKSDWLRGLKENVIIGRLIPAGTGFSGFEEELRAEAGPHPDILSEDPAGYRRMQNLRPDYTVEMPAASTTNAAAVLDDPSDEDLEATRSRHGIDASSNFAAFARPAGDEELAEEQVVDAEAVEGLQEEGLLSDE; encoded by the coding sequence ATGACCTCCACCCCCTCCAAATCCCGCAAGTCCTCCAGCAAGGCCGCCAAGGCGAAAGCTGCAGCTGCCACGACCAGCTCGCCAGCACTGGCGAAAACGCCGCCGCCCTTCCGCAATCGGGTGGTGGATAAGAAGGGGTTGAAGCAGCTCGTGGCCTGGGCTTACAAAACCCATGGCACCGCTGCCACGGCCGCCATGGCCGACCAGCTGAAGGATCTGGGCTTTCGTTATGCCACGCAGGCTGCCGTTTCGATTTCGGTGGATGACCTCAAGGTCCCCGAAGCGAAGCAGGATCTGCTCGGCCAGGCGGAAGAACTGATCACGGCCACGGAGGAGTCGTATCGCCTCGGTGAGATCACGGAGGTGGAGCGTCACACCAAGGTGATCGACACCTGGACCGAGACCAATGAGCGTCTGGTGGATGCGGTCAAAAAGAACTTCAACCAAAACGACCCGCTCAACTCGGTCTGGATGATGGCCAACTCCGGTGCCCGCGGAAATATGTCGCAGGTGCGTCAGCTGGTGGGCATGCGCGGTCTGATGGCCAATCCGCAGGGGGAGATCATCGACCTGCCGATCCGCACCAATTTCCGTGAGGGACTCACGGTCACCGAGTACGTGATCTCGTCTTACGGGGCACGGAAAGGCCTGGTGGATACGGCTCTTCGCACCGCTGATTCCGGTTACCTCACCCGTCGACTGGTGGACGTCGCCCAGGACGTGATTGTCCGGGAAGACGACTGTGGCACCACCCGATCGATTCTGGTGAAGGCTGAAGATGGCCGTTTCGGCAGCCGTCTGGTCGGTCGTCTCACTGCCGCTCAGGTGGTGGGTGCGAATGGTGAAGTGCTCGCTGAACGTGATGCTGAAATCGATCCGCCGCTGTCCAAGCGTTTTGAGGCGGCCGGTGTGGTGGCCGTGAGTGTGCGGTCGCCCCTCACCTGTGAGGCCAATCGTTCGGTCTGCCGTAAGTGTTACGGCTGGGCACTGGCCCACAACGAGCTGGTGGATCTCGGTGAAGCCGTTGGCATCATTGCCGCCCAATCCATCGGTGAGCCGGGAACCCAGCTCACGATGCGCACCTTCCACACCGGCGGTGTGTCCACCGCTGAAACCGGTGTGGTGCGTTCCACCCTTGAAGGCACGGTGGAGTTCGGTCCTAAGGCCAGGCTGCGCCCCTACCGCACCCCCCATGGCGTCAATGCCCAGCAGGCCGAGGTGGATTTCACGCTCACGATCAAGCCCAGTGGTGGTAAGGGCAAAGCACAGAAAATCGAAGTCACCAATGGTTCGCTGCTGTTCGTTGATCACGGTCAGGACATTCCTGCTGACGTGACGGTGGCTCAGATCGCCGCTGGTGCGGTGAAGAAGAGTGTGGAGAAAGCCACCAAGGATGTGATCTGCGATCTCGCCGGTCAGGTGCGCTACGAGAAGGTGATTCAGCCGAAAGAGGTCACGGATCGCCAGGGCAACATCACGCGCAAGGCCCAGAGGCTGGGACGCCTCTGGGTACTGGCTGGTGATGTCTACAACCTGCCTCCCAATGCCCGTCCGGTTGTGGAGGTTCGTGCCCAGGTGACCGAGGGGCAGGTGTTGGCCGAAGCAAGCCAGGCCAGTGAATATGGCGGTGATGTGCGCTTGCGCGACTCCCTCGGTGATTCACGCGAGGTGCAGATCGTCACCACGGCGATGACGCTCAAGGATTTCAAGCTGCTGGGCGAATCCACCCATGCCGGTGAAATCTGGCATCTGGAGGCCAAAGACGGCACCCGTTATCGCCTGAACACGATCCCCGGCAGCAAGATCGGCCATGGTGAGGTCGTCGCTGAGCTGGCAGACGATCGCTTCCGCACGCAGACGGGCGGTCTGGTGCGCTTTGCGCCCGGCCTGGCCATCAAGAAAGCGCGTTCCGCCAAAAACGGTTACGAGGTGAACAAGGGGGGCACCCTGCTCTGGATTCCTCAGGAAACCCACGAGATCAACAAGGACATCTCCCTGTTGATGATCGAAGACGGTCAGTGGATCGAAGCCGGTACCGAGGTGGTGAAGGACATCTTCAGCCAGACCGCCGGCATTGTGACGGTGACGCAGAAGAATGACATTCTGCGCGAGATCATCGTGCGCAGTGGCAGTTTCCACCTCTGCTCCGACAAAAAAGCGCTGGAGCGTTTTGAGGGTGACGGTGTGATGGTGAACCCCGGTGAGACGATTGCCAAAGGCATCAGCAGTGATGCCATGGTCTTTGTTCAGACCGTGGAAACTCCAGAGGGCAAGGGGCTGCTGCTGCGGCCCGTTGAGGAATACACCATTCCCAATGAAGCGCACTTGCCCGAGTTGTCCCATGTGAAGCAACCCAAGGGCCCCCACCTGGGGGTGAAAGCCTCTCAGCGCCTGGCGTTCAAGGACGGAGAACTCGTGAAGTCGGTGGAGGGCGTGGAGCTGCTCCGCACCCAGTTGATGCTGGAAACCTTCGACACCACGCCGCAGATGACGGTGGATGTGGAAGCCGTTCCCGACAAGCGGGCCAAGACGATCGAGCGTCTCCAGCTGGTGATTCTGGAGAGCATCCTGGTGCGGCGTGACACCATCTCCGACTCCAGCCACGGCTCGACGCACACCGAGCTGCAGGTGGAGGACGGGCAGTCGATCAAAGCCAACGATGTGGTGGCCACCACCCAGATTCTCTGCAAACAGCAGGGTGTGGTGCAGATGCCCGAAGAGTTGGATGGTGAACCGGTGCGTCGTTTGATCGTGGAGCGGGAGGAGGACACGGTCAGCCTCAGCACCACTGGCACGCCCACCGTCACCGTGGGGCAGCGCATCGTCGACGGTGATGAGATCAGCGCCGGTCAGGCCGCTGGTTGCTGTGGTGAGGTGGAGGCTGTGGAGGGCCAGTCTGTGACCCTGCGCCTGGGGCGTCCTTACATGATCTCGCCCGATTCGGTGCTGCACGTTCGCGACGGTGATCTTGTCCAACGGGGCGACGGCCTTGCCCTGCTGGTGTTTGAACGTCAGAAGACCGGCGACATCGTGCAGGGTCTGCCCCGGATTGAGGAGTTGCTGGAGGCGCGGCGTCCGCGCGAATCAGCGATTCTCTGCAAGAAGCCCGGCACGGTGGAGATCAAGCAGGGGGAAGACGATGAATCCACCACCGTCACGGTGATCGAAGCCGACGATGCTGTGGCGGAATATCCGATTCTTCTCGGTCGCAATGTGATGGTGAGCGACGGCCAGCAGGTCTCGGCCGGTGAGTTGCTCACCGATGGTCCGATCAATCCCCACGAATTGCTCGAGTGCTTCTTTGAGGATTTGCGTAGTCGCAAGCCTTTGATGGATGCGGCACAGGAGGCGATTGCCAATCTTCAGCACCGACTGGTGACCGAAGTGCAAAACGTCTACAAATCTCAGGGTGTGTCGATTGACGACAAACACATTGAAGTGATCGTGCGGCAGATGACCAGCAAGGTGCGTGTCGAAGATGCCGGTGACACCACCCTGCTGCCGGGCGAGCTGATTGAACTGCGCCAGGTGGAAGACACCAATCAGGCGATGGCGATCACCGGTGGCGCTCCGGCCGAGTTCACCCCGGTGCTGCTCGGTATCACCAAGGCCTCCCTCAACACCGACAGCTTCATCTCTGCCGCCTCCTTCCAGGAGACCACCCGGGTGCTCACGGAAGCGGCCATCGAGGGCAAGAGTGACTGGCTGCGCGGTCTCAAGGAGAACGTGATCATCGGCCGCCTGATTCCTGCCGGCACGGGTTTCAGTGGCTTTGAAGAGGAGTTGCGCGCCGAGGCCGGCCCCCATCCCGACATCCTCTCGGAAGATCCGGCCGGCTATCGCCGGATGCAAAACCTGCGCCCGGATTACACCGTGGAGATGCCGGCCGCATCCACCACCAATGCTGCTGCGGTCCTCGACGATCCCAGCGATGAAGATCTGGAAGCGACCCGAAGCCGCCACGGTATCGATGCCTCCAGTAATTTCGCCGCCTTCGCTCGCCCCGCCGGCGATGAGGAGTTGGCTGAGGAACAGGTGGTGGATGCGGAAGCGGTGGAAGGTCTGCAGGAAGAGGGGCTGCTCAGTGATGAGTGA
- a CDS encoding DNA-directed RNA polymerase subunit gamma, with protein sequence MTNSNLRTENHFDYVKITLASPDRVMEWGQRTLPNGQVVGEVTKPETINYRTLKPEMDGLFCEKIFGPSKDWECHCGKYKRVRHRGIVCERCGVEVTESRVRRHRMGFIKLAAPVSHVWYLKGIPSYVAILLDMPLRDVEQIVYFNCYVVLDPGDHKDLKYKQLLTEDEWLEIEDEIYAEDSEIENEPVVGIGAEALKQLLEDLELEAVAEQLREEIAGSKGQKRAKLIKRLRVIDNFIATNARPEWMVLDVIPVIPPDLRPMVQLDGGRFATSDLNDLYRRVINRNNRLARLQEILAPEIIVRNEKRMLQEAVDALIDNGRRGRTVVGANNRPLKSLSDIIEGKQGRFRQNLLGKRVDYSGRSVIVVGPKLKMHQCGLPKEMAIELFQPFVIHRLIRQNIVNNIKAAKKLIQRADDEVMQVLQEVIDGHPILLNRAPTLHRLGIQAFEPKLVDGRAIQLHPLVCPAFNADFDGDQMAVHVPLAIEAQTEARMLMLASNNILSPATGDPIITPSQDMVLGAYYLTALQPDQKPVEFGDRSRTYAGLEDVIHAFEDKRIGLHDWVWVRFNGEVEDDDEREEPIQSETLSDGTRFEQWSFRRDRFDEDGALISRYILTTVGRVVMNHTIIDAVAAT encoded by the coding sequence ATGACCAACAGCAACCTCCGCACCGAAAACCACTTCGATTACGTCAAGATCACGCTCGCATCCCCCGATCGGGTGATGGAGTGGGGTCAGCGCACCTTGCCCAATGGCCAGGTGGTGGGTGAGGTCACCAAACCCGAAACAATCAACTACCGCACCCTCAAGCCCGAAATGGACGGGCTGTTCTGCGAAAAGATTTTTGGTCCTTCCAAAGACTGGGAATGCCATTGCGGCAAGTACAAGCGGGTGCGCCACCGCGGCATCGTCTGTGAACGCTGCGGCGTGGAGGTCACCGAGAGCCGGGTGCGTCGTCACCGCATGGGCTTCATCAAGCTCGCGGCTCCTGTGTCTCACGTGTGGTACCTGAAGGGGATCCCGAGCTACGTGGCGATCCTGCTCGACATGCCCCTGCGGGATGTGGAGCAGATCGTGTATTTCAACTGCTATGTGGTGCTCGATCCCGGTGATCACAAGGATCTCAAATACAAGCAGCTGCTCACGGAAGACGAGTGGCTTGAGATCGAAGACGAGATCTACGCCGAGGATTCTGAGATTGAGAACGAGCCCGTTGTGGGCATCGGTGCTGAGGCTCTCAAGCAGCTGCTCGAAGACCTCGAGCTCGAGGCCGTCGCTGAGCAGCTGCGCGAGGAGATCGCCGGCAGCAAGGGCCAGAAGCGGGCCAAGTTGATCAAACGCCTGCGGGTGATCGACAACTTCATCGCCACCAATGCCCGTCCAGAATGGATGGTGCTGGATGTGATTCCGGTGATTCCGCCCGATCTGCGCCCGATGGTGCAACTCGATGGTGGCCGTTTCGCCACCTCCGATCTCAATGATCTTTATCGTCGGGTCATCAACCGCAACAATCGCCTGGCGCGTCTCCAGGAGATTCTTGCTCCTGAGATCATTGTTCGCAACGAAAAGCGGATGTTGCAGGAAGCTGTTGATGCCCTGATTGACAATGGGCGTCGAGGTCGCACTGTCGTTGGTGCCAATAATCGACCCCTCAAATCTCTCAGCGACATTATTGAGGGCAAGCAGGGACGCTTCCGTCAGAACCTGCTCGGTAAACGGGTCGACTACTCCGGTCGTTCTGTGATTGTGGTGGGTCCGAAGTTAAAGATGCATCAGTGCGGTCTTCCCAAGGAAATGGCCATCGAACTGTTCCAGCCGTTCGTGATCCATCGCCTGATCCGCCAGAACATCGTCAACAACATCAAAGCGGCAAAGAAGTTGATTCAGCGTGCCGATGACGAGGTGATGCAGGTGCTGCAGGAGGTGATCGATGGGCATCCAATCCTGCTCAACCGCGCGCCGACACTGCACCGTCTGGGGATTCAGGCTTTTGAGCCCAAGCTGGTCGACGGACGAGCCATTCAGCTCCACCCCCTCGTCTGTCCTGCCTTCAACGCCGACTTCGACGGTGACCAGATGGCCGTGCATGTTCCTCTGGCGATCGAGGCCCAGACCGAGGCGCGCATGCTCATGCTCGCCAGTAACAACATTCTGTCTCCGGCAACGGGTGATCCGATTATCACGCCGTCGCAGGACATGGTGCTTGGCGCCTACTACCTGACGGCGTTACAGCCCGATCAAAAGCCTGTGGAGTTCGGCGATCGCTCCCGCACCTACGCTGGACTTGAAGATGTGATTCATGCCTTTGAAGACAAGCGCATCGGTTTGCACGACTGGGTCTGGGTCCGCTTCAACGGTGAAGTGGAGGACGATGACGAGCGTGAAGAGCCCATCCAGAGCGAAACCCTCAGCGATGGCACACGCTTTGAACAGTGGAGTTTCCGTCGCGATCGTTTTGATGAAGACGGTGCCTTGATTAGTCGTTACATCCTCACAACCGTCGGCCGTGTGGTGATGAATCACACGATCATCGACGCGGTGGCGGCCACCTGA